In Phormidium yuhuli AB48, one genomic interval encodes:
- a CDS encoding DUF3285 domain-containing protein encodes MTSPQPQPSFVKLAMRNMVRKGGKSLYHFFLTTFGLLALLVGLAYLTH; translated from the coding sequence ATGACCTCCCCCCAACCCCAACCCAGCTTCGTCAAACTCGCCATGCGGAATATGGTCCGCAAAGGTGGCAAATCCCTCTATCACTTCTTCCTAACAACCTTTGGACTTCTCGCCTTACTGGTGGGACTCGCCTATCTAACCCACTAA
- a CDS encoding carotenoid oxygenase family protein, whose protein sequence is MSISSQKPAWSNAVTRVGQEFESTPLNVLSGQVPQPLQGTLYRNGPGRLQRGDRRVGHWFDGDGAILAVEFGQGQARGHYRFVQTAGYQAEAEAGTLLYGGYGTLAPDSLLSRWRKSPKNAANTSVLALPDRLLALWEGGKPHVLNPKTLDTLGLEDIQLPTYSAHPKWDHHSGEIFNFGIDYGRQNALNLFVCDNQGSLKRQGRHPLDKMSLIHDCVLAGDYLVFFLPPLEVPLLRILFGLTTIKDGCRWVPSRGTEILIFDRHSLNLVSRGEADPWFQWHYGNGHVNEAGQIVVDVVRYPDFATNQRLAEIASGYTNTPAEAHLDRLILDPQTAKLVATESLCDRSCEFPSVAPNQLGRNASALYLSLHRPNTNTAQDLYGAIGRYDIQQRTLDSFDFGDSRYPSEPIYAPNRDGDGWLLTVVYDGNSDRSEVWIFNAAHLDEPLCRLSLPEVIPIGFHGTFANALN, encoded by the coding sequence ATGTCTATCAGTTCCCAAAAACCCGCTTGGTCTAATGCCGTGACCCGAGTTGGGCAAGAATTTGAGTCTACCCCCTTAAACGTCTTATCCGGCCAGGTTCCCCAGCCGCTTCAGGGGACTCTCTATCGCAACGGTCCTGGGCGACTCCAGCGGGGCGATCGCCGTGTGGGTCATTGGTTTGATGGTGACGGGGCCATTCTCGCTGTCGAGTTTGGCCAGGGCCAGGCCCGAGGTCACTATCGGTTCGTACAAACCGCCGGCTATCAAGCCGAAGCCGAAGCCGGAACCCTTCTCTACGGAGGTTACGGAACCCTCGCCCCAGACTCTCTCCTCAGCCGCTGGCGGAAATCCCCCAAAAACGCCGCCAACACCTCCGTCTTAGCCCTTCCCGACCGTCTCCTAGCCCTCTGGGAAGGGGGCAAACCCCATGTCCTCAATCCCAAAACCCTCGACACCCTAGGATTAGAAGACATCCAACTTCCCACCTACTCGGCCCATCCCAAATGGGATCATCACAGCGGCGAGATTTTCAACTTCGGCATCGATTATGGCCGACAAAACGCCCTAAATCTGTTCGTCTGCGACAACCAAGGAAGCCTAAAACGCCAAGGCCGACATCCCCTCGATAAGATGTCCCTCATTCACGACTGTGTTCTCGCCGGAGACTATCTCGTCTTTTTCCTCCCTCCCCTAGAGGTTCCCCTATTACGGATTCTCTTCGGCCTAACCACCATTAAAGATGGATGTCGCTGGGTTCCCAGTCGCGGAACCGAAATTCTAATTTTCGACCGTCATAGCCTCAATCTCGTCAGTCGTGGCGAAGCCGACCCCTGGTTTCAATGGCATTATGGCAACGGCCACGTCAACGAAGCCGGTCAAATTGTCGTCGATGTCGTCCGTTACCCCGACTTCGCCACCAACCAACGGCTAGCCGAAATTGCCAGCGGCTACACCAACACCCCCGCCGAGGCCCATCTCGATCGCCTGATTCTCGACCCCCAAACCGCTAAACTGGTAGCCACCGAGTCCTTGTGCGATCGCTCCTGCGAATTTCCCAGCGTCGCCCCCAACCAACTCGGCCGCAATGCCTCAGCCCTATATCTCTCCCTACATCGCCCCAACACCAACACCGCCCAAGACCTCTACGGGGCGATCGGGCGTTACGATATCCAACAAAGGACCCTAGACAGTTTCGACTTTGGCGACAGTCGTTATCCCAGCGAACCCATCTACGCCCCCAACCGCGACGGCGACGGCTGGCTACTGACCGTGGTTTATGATGGCAACAGCGATCGCTCCGAGGTCTGGATATTCAACGCCGCCCACCTCGACGAACCCCTTTGTCGCCTAAGCTTACCCGAAGTCATCCCCATCGGCTTTCACGGAACCTTTGCCAATGCGTTAAATTAA
- the mazG gene encoding nucleoside triphosphate pyrophosphohydrolase gives MSDRPSPSSNALTALEQLIQVVAQLRDPQGGCPWDLEQTPESLIPYMIEEAYESVDAIRRGDSEHISEELGDLLLQVVLQAQIAQEAGDFSLAEVAQGITDKLIRRHPHVFGDAQANSPDEVRQTWQAIKAAEKGEDESRLSSKLARYARTLPPLKASQKISKKAAAVGFEWDKVEDVWQKFEEELGEFQEAITQESRQRQEEELGDLLFVLVNLARWYDLDPEAALEGTHERFLARFSQVEAACDRPLSDYSAEELEAFWQVAKQKLAL, from the coding sequence ATGAGCGATCGCCCCTCTCCCTCGTCTAACGCCCTCACGGCCCTGGAACAGCTCATTCAGGTGGTGGCCCAACTACGTGATCCCCAGGGCGGATGTCCTTGGGATTTAGAACAAACCCCGGAAAGCTTGATCCCCTATATGATTGAGGAAGCCTATGAAAGCGTCGATGCTATTCGTCGCGGGGATTCTGAGCATATTTCTGAGGAACTGGGGGACCTCTTGCTGCAAGTGGTGTTACAGGCCCAAATTGCCCAAGAAGCTGGAGATTTTTCCTTAGCAGAGGTGGCCCAGGGAATTACGGATAAATTGATTCGTCGCCATCCTCATGTCTTTGGCGATGCCCAAGCCAATAGCCCCGATGAAGTTCGGCAAACTTGGCAGGCGATTAAAGCGGCGGAGAAGGGAGAGGACGAGAGCAGACTCAGTTCTAAATTAGCCCGCTATGCTCGGACGCTGCCACCGCTAAAAGCGAGTCAGAAAATCTCTAAAAAGGCGGCGGCGGTGGGCTTTGAGTGGGATAAAGTCGAGGATGTTTGGCAAAAATTTGAGGAAGAACTCGGGGAATTTCAGGAGGCGATCACCCAGGAAAGTCGCCAACGTCAAGAGGAAGAATTGGGAGATTTACTCTTTGTGTTGGTGAACTTGGCCCGTTGGTATGACCTGGACCCGGAAGCGGCCCTTGAGGGAACCCACGAGCGCTTCCTGGCCCGGTTTAGCCAAGTCGAAGCTGCCTGCGATCGCCCCCTATCCGACTATAGTGCCGAGGAACTTGAGGCTTTCTGGCAAGTGGCTAAACAGAAACTCGCCCTGTGA
- a CDS encoding vitamin K epoxide reductase family protein, whose product MRKRSQPWIQRKSRFIIAAISALGAVITAYLAITAFADVSAACPTEGCDQVLSSPYAVIFGLPLALFGFLAYAAMGVFAVAPWLINPETNKSQRRTVEDWTWRFLLMGSVAMGVFSLYLMYIMVFEIQAFCLYCVASAICALALLGLTLVGQDWEDLGQVFFTGVIVAFITFVGSLALYAPIHSPTAETQTSSGYAITTTSTPDSIALARHLRESGIIMYGAFWCNFCQQQKQLFGREAADELAYIECDENGANPDPAACQAAGIRSYPSWEINGELQMGLIPLEELADLSGYTGSRDF is encoded by the coding sequence ATGCGCAAACGCTCTCAACCCTGGATTCAACGCAAATCACGCTTTATCATCGCCGCCATCTCAGCCCTGGGGGCCGTCATCACCGCCTATCTGGCTATTACAGCCTTTGCTGATGTCTCCGCCGCCTGTCCTACGGAAGGCTGCGATCAAGTCTTATCCAGTCCCTATGCGGTTATTTTTGGCTTACCTCTGGCCCTATTTGGCTTCCTAGCTTATGCGGCGATGGGGGTGTTTGCTGTTGCCCCCTGGCTGATTAACCCGGAAACCAATAAATCCCAGCGTCGTACCGTGGAGGATTGGACTTGGCGGTTTCTGTTGATGGGGAGTGTGGCTATGGGGGTCTTCAGCCTCTATCTCATGTACATCATGGTCTTTGAGATTCAGGCCTTTTGTTTGTACTGTGTCGCCTCAGCCATTTGTGCCCTAGCCTTGTTGGGACTGACCCTGGTGGGCCAAGATTGGGAGGATCTTGGACAAGTGTTCTTTACAGGGGTGATCGTCGCCTTCATTACCTTTGTTGGCTCTCTAGCCCTCTACGCCCCTATTCATAGCCCCACAGCCGAGACACAAACCAGCAGCGGCTACGCCATCACCACCACCTCAACCCCCGACAGTATCGCCCTAGCGCGACATCTGCGGGAGAGTGGCATCATCATGTATGGGGCCTTCTGGTGTAATTTCTGTCAACAGCAAAAACAATTGTTTGGCCGGGAAGCGGCTGATGAACTGGCGTATATTGAATGTGATGAGAATGGGGCAAATCCTGATCCCGCCGCCTGTCAAGCCGCAGGGATTCGGAGTTACCCCTCTTGGGAAATCAACGGAGAACTGCAAATGGGGCTGATTCCCTTAGAGGAGTTAGCGGATTTATCGGGATATACCGGTTCTCGGGATTTCTAA
- a CDS encoding heavy metal translocating P-type ATPase, with protein METINLKLQGMSCAACANSIEKSLSRVSGVSACNVNFALSQATVDYDDAKLQVDHLIAAVVDAGYQAQLIRSPLEETDEEQAASQAEQRELTQKVIVGCVVSSIIVFGAIPMMTGLDIPGFPMWLHDPILQLVLSLPVFIWCGSKIFISAWKAFTRHTADMNTLVSVGTIAAYVYSLWTTFFPQFFEAQGLPVDYYYEIAVVIITLILLGRLLENRAKKQTSEAIRALMGLQAKTARVIRNGQEEDIPVEAVEIGDVVVVRPGEKIPVDGEILEGQSTIDESMVTGESIPVQKASGDDVIGATLNKTGSFRFRAARVGKDTVLAQIVRLVQEAQGSKAPIQKIADRVTGWFVPVVIAIAILTFIIWFNVTGNLTLATVTTVSVLIIACPCALGLATPTSIMVGTGLGAEHGVLIKGADSLEIAHNIQAIVLDKTGTLTQGQPTVTDYVTIGGTERELEWLRLAAAVERQSEHPLAEAVVNYAEAQGIKQPLPAVSNFQAREGMGVEGTVEGRRVQIGTSRWMAELGLDTQALDDRRQQWQGQAKTTAWLAIDGTIEGLFGIADALKPSSAEAVKQLHRRGLEVVMLTGDNQQTAEAIAQDVGIERIFAEVRPDQKCDRVKELQLEGKIVAMVGDGINDAPALAQADVGMAIGTGTDVAISASDITLISGDLRGIVLAIDLSRATMNNIRQNLFFAFAYNTLGIPLAAGVLYPLVGWLLNPIFAGAAMAFSSVSVITNALRLRKTKLVG; from the coding sequence ATGGAAACCATCAACCTGAAACTCCAAGGGATGAGTTGTGCCGCTTGTGCCAATAGCATCGAGAAGTCCCTATCCCGAGTCTCTGGGGTGAGCGCCTGTAACGTCAACTTTGCCTTATCCCAAGCCACCGTCGACTATGACGACGCTAAACTTCAAGTTGACCATCTCATTGCCGCTGTTGTCGATGCTGGCTATCAGGCCCAACTCATCCGTTCCCCCTTAGAGGAAACAGACGAAGAACAAGCCGCCAGTCAAGCCGAACAACGAGAACTGACTCAAAAAGTCATCGTGGGCTGTGTCGTCAGTAGCATTATCGTCTTTGGGGCCATCCCCATGATGACTGGGTTAGACATTCCCGGTTTCCCCATGTGGCTGCATGACCCTATCCTGCAACTGGTGTTAAGTCTGCCGGTATTTATCTGGTGTGGTAGCAAAATCTTTATCAGTGCTTGGAAAGCCTTTACCCGCCACACAGCGGATATGAACACCCTCGTTAGCGTGGGAACCATCGCCGCCTACGTCTACTCCCTCTGGACAACCTTCTTTCCCCAATTTTTCGAGGCCCAGGGCCTCCCCGTTGACTACTACTACGAAATTGCCGTTGTCATCATCACCCTAATTCTCCTAGGGAGACTCCTGGAAAACCGGGCCAAGAAACAAACCTCCGAGGCTATTCGTGCCTTAATGGGCTTACAGGCCAAAACCGCCCGAGTGATTCGTAATGGTCAAGAAGAGGATATTCCTGTCGAAGCTGTTGAGATTGGCGATGTGGTGGTCGTTCGTCCCGGTGAAAAAATCCCCGTCGATGGAGAAATCCTAGAGGGACAATCCACCATTGACGAATCCATGGTGACGGGGGAATCCATCCCAGTTCAGAAAGCCTCTGGGGATGACGTCATCGGGGCCACTCTCAACAAAACCGGCAGTTTTCGCTTCCGGGCGGCCCGCGTCGGCAAAGATACCGTATTAGCCCAAATTGTGCGATTAGTTCAAGAGGCCCAGGGAAGCAAAGCCCCAATCCAGAAAATCGCCGATCGCGTTACCGGTTGGTTTGTCCCCGTAGTGATTGCGATCGCCATCCTCACCTTTATCATCTGGTTCAACGTCACCGGCAATCTCACCCTAGCCACCGTTACCACCGTCAGCGTCTTAATTATCGCCTGTCCCTGCGCCTTGGGCCTGGCCACCCCCACCTCAATCATGGTAGGAACCGGACTGGGGGCCGAACATGGGGTTTTAATCAAAGGGGCCGATAGTTTAGAAATTGCCCATAACATCCAAGCCATCGTCCTCGACAAAACCGGAACCCTCACCCAAGGACAGCCCACCGTGACCGATTATGTCACCATTGGCGGAACCGAACGGGAACTAGAGTGGTTACGACTGGCGGCAGCGGTGGAACGTCAATCGGAACATCCCTTAGCCGAAGCCGTGGTGAACTATGCCGAGGCCCAAGGAATTAAACAACCCCTGCCCGCTGTCAGTAACTTTCAGGCCCGGGAAGGAATGGGAGTAGAAGGAACCGTAGAGGGCCGACGAGTGCAAATTGGGACCAGTCGTTGGATGGCCGAATTAGGCTTAGACACTCAAGCCTTAGACGATCGCCGTCAGCAATGGCAAGGACAAGCCAAAACCACCGCCTGGCTAGCCATTGATGGCACCATTGAGGGTTTATTTGGCATTGCCGATGCCCTGAAACCCTCATCAGCGGAGGCGGTGAAACAGTTACATCGTCGGGGGTTAGAGGTAGTGATGCTGACGGGAGATAACCAACAGACGGCCGAAGCCATTGCCCAAGACGTGGGGATTGAGCGAATTTTCGCCGAAGTGCGTCCCGATCAGAAGTGCGATCGCGTCAAAGAGTTGCAACTAGAAGGCAAAATTGTCGCTATGGTCGGCGATGGTATCAATGACGCTCCCGCCTTGGCCCAAGCGGATGTCGGCATGGCCATTGGCACCGGGACTGATGTAGCGATTTCCGCCAGTGACATTACCCTAATTTCCGGCGATTTACGAGGAATCGTCCTGGCGATCGACTTAAGCCGGGCCACCATGAACAACATCCGTCAAAATCTCTTTTTCGCCTTTGCCTATAACACTCTCGGGATTCCCTTAGCCGCAGGAGTTCTTTATCCTCTCGTGGGTTGGCTTCTCAATCCTATCTTTGCTGGTGCCGCGATGGCCTTCAGTTCAGTGTCTGTGATTACGAATGCCCTGAGATTGCGTAAGACGAAACTTGTGGGATAG
- the gcvH gene encoding glycine cleavage system protein GcvH — MAFEYPEDLRYLDSHEYVRLDGEIATIGVSAFALDELGDIVFLELPEVGDTLAKGETFASIESVKAAEDLYAPISGTVIDRNEEALNSPEGLAADPYGEGWLIKVRLDDPDDELEDTLSAEEYRAQVEGDD; from the coding sequence ATGGCTTTTGAATACCCTGAAGACCTGAGATATCTAGATTCTCATGAGTATGTACGCCTCGATGGTGAAATTGCCACCATCGGGGTGAGCGCCTTTGCCTTGGATGAATTGGGCGATATTGTCTTTCTTGAACTCCCCGAAGTCGGCGATACTCTGGCCAAGGGAGAAACCTTTGCCTCTATTGAATCGGTGAAAGCCGCCGAAGACCTCTATGCACCGATTTCTGGCACGGTCATCGATCGCAATGAAGAGGCCCTCAACTCCCCAGAAGGATTAGCCGCTGACCCCTATGGGGAAGGTTGGCTCATTAAGGTTCGCCTCGATGATCCTGACGACGAACTCGAAGATACTCTCAGTGCTGAGGAATATCGCGCCCAGGTTGAGGGGGACGATTAA
- a CDS encoding B12-binding domain-containing radical SAM protein — MRVLLLYPRFPKSFWSFEKTLELIGRKAMLPPLGLATVAAILPQDWDYQLVDHNVRDVTEAEWDWADLVLMSAMIVQKEDMLNLVQEAKRRQKPVAVGGPYPTSLPQELEAVDTDYLILDEGEITLPLFVEAIARGEKQGVFRSNGEKPAVTETPIPRFDLLDFDAYSEMSVQFSRGCPFQCEFCDIIVLYGRKPRTKAPEQFLAELDRLYELGWRRSIFLVDDNFIGNKRNVKRLLQALQPWMVEHNYPFSFATEASVDLAQDQELMDMMVACNFGSVFLGIETPDADSLAVTKKYQNTRDPLSEAVINISKSGLRVMAGFIIGFDGEKSGAGDRIVEFVEKTAIPTAVFSMLQALPDTALSHRLEKEGRLRATNGNINQTTLMNFVPTRPLEEIAREYIDAFWRLYDPLVFLNRTYRHFRFLGEATYPHKAKATRKNTSWVVIRALLTLCWRQGLVRKTRFAFWRNLWLMYRHNPGGISSYLSVCAQAEHFLEYRQIVKDEIETQLAEYLAQEEQAARKVPSEPAALGVAR, encoded by the coding sequence GGGCCTGGCAACGGTGGCGGCGATTCTCCCCCAAGATTGGGACTATCAGCTAGTTGACCACAATGTTCGGGATGTCACAGAGGCGGAATGGGACTGGGCTGATTTAGTGCTGATGTCAGCCATGATTGTCCAAAAAGAGGATATGTTGAACCTGGTTCAAGAAGCCAAACGGCGTCAGAAGCCGGTGGCTGTCGGCGGCCCCTATCCCACCTCTCTACCCCAGGAGTTAGAGGCGGTTGATACGGATTATTTAATTCTCGATGAAGGGGAGATTACGCTCCCCTTATTTGTTGAGGCGATCGCCCGAGGGGAGAAACAGGGAGTGTTCCGCTCCAACGGCGAGAAGCCAGCGGTCACGGAAACGCCGATTCCCCGCTTTGATTTACTAGACTTTGACGCCTACTCGGAGATGTCGGTGCAATTCTCCCGAGGCTGTCCCTTTCAATGCGAGTTTTGCGACATCATCGTTCTCTATGGCCGCAAACCCCGCACCAAGGCTCCTGAGCAATTCCTGGCCGAACTCGATCGCCTCTATGAACTGGGTTGGCGACGCAGTATCTTCCTAGTAGACGACAACTTTATCGGCAACAAACGGAACGTTAAGCGACTCCTGCAAGCCTTACAACCCTGGATGGTGGAGCATAACTATCCCTTCTCCTTCGCCACTGAGGCCTCAGTCGACTTAGCCCAAGACCAAGAATTGATGGATATGATGGTGGCCTGTAACTTCGGCTCCGTCTTCCTGGGGATTGAAACCCCCGATGCCGATAGCCTAGCTGTCACTAAAAAATACCAGAATACCCGCGACCCCCTCAGTGAAGCGGTCATCAACATCTCCAAATCGGGATTACGGGTGATGGCTGGCTTTATTATCGGCTTTGATGGGGAAAAATCCGGCGCGGGCGATCGCATCGTCGAGTTTGTGGAAAAAACCGCCATCCCCACAGCCGTCTTCAGTATGTTGCAGGCCCTTCCTGATACAGCCTTATCCCACCGCTTGGAAAAAGAAGGACGCTTACGGGCCACCAACGGCAACATTAACCAAACCACGTTAATGAACTTTGTCCCCACCCGTCCCCTAGAGGAAATTGCTCGGGAATATATCGACGCCTTCTGGCGACTGTATGACCCCCTCGTCTTCTTGAATCGCACCTATCGTCATTTTCGCTTCCTCGGGGAAGCCACCTACCCCCACAAAGCCAAAGCCACCCGTAAAAACACCTCCTGGGTGGTAATCCGGGCCTTATTAACCCTTTGTTGGCGACAGGGACTGGTTCGCAAGACTCGTTTCGCCTTCTGGCGCAATCTCTGGCTGATGTACCGCCATAATCCCGGTGGAATTAGCAGTTATCTCTCCGTTTGCGCTCAGGCTGAACATTTCCTGGAATATCGGCAAATCGTCAAAGATGAGATTGAAACTCAATTAGCGGAGTATCTGGCGCAAGAGGAACAGGCGGCCAGGAAAGTGCCTTCTGAACCGGCAGCCTTGGGAGTTGCCCGTTAA